One Rosa chinensis cultivar Old Blush chromosome 5, RchiOBHm-V2, whole genome shotgun sequence genomic region harbors:
- the LOC112166759 gene encoding histone H3.2 encodes MARTKQTARKSTGGKAPRKQLATKAARKSAPATGGVKKPHRFRPGTVALREIRKYQKSTELLIRKLPFQRLVREIAQDFKTDLRFQSSAVAALQEAAEAYLVGLFEDTNLCAIHAKRVTIMPKDIQLARRIRGERA; translated from the coding sequence ATGGCCCGTACCAAGCAAACCGCCCGAAAGTCCACCGGAGGAAAGGCTCCACGTAAGCAGCTGGCCACCAAGGCCGCCCGGAAGTCTGCTCCTGCGACCGGAGGAGTGAAGAAGCCCCATCGTTTCAGGCCCGGAACTGTCGCCCTCAGGGAGATCAGGAAGTACCAGAAGAGCACTGAGCTTCTGATCCGCAAGCTTCCATTCCAGAGGCTTGTGAGGGAGATTGCTCAGGATTTCAAGACTGACCTTCGTTTCCAGAGCAGCGCCGTGGCCGCGCTTCAGGAGGCGGCGGAGGCTTACTTGGTGGGTCTGTTTGAGGACACCAATCTGTGTGCCATTCATGCCAAGAGAGTGACCATTATGCCCAAGGATATTCAGCTTGCCAGGAGGATTAGGGGCGAGAGGGCTTGA